A window of Paenibacillus sp. 19GGS1-52 contains these coding sequences:
- a CDS encoding carbohydrate ABC transporter permease, with protein MLTYSKSWPERAFDILNVVVLLALCIMTLYPFYNIVITSLNDPTDAARGGIAFWPRVFSMENYKVVFQDDRMGHAFLVTIARTIAGTATAVLFTAAFAYGVSKTELMGRSIFLMMAIVTMYFSGGIIPYYLVVAKYLHLKGSFLVYIIPNLFNVFNAIIMLTFFRALPKEIEESAKIDGANDLRIFWQLVLPVSKPVLATVALYNAVFHWNSWYDAMLFGNDHLLTLQQILMQIISSNSNVSLMASNLGLGSVSAQSLKLATMVITTLPIVFTYPFVQKYFVQGVMIGSVKG; from the coding sequence ATGTTAACTTATTCAAAAAGCTGGCCGGAGCGAGCCTTCGATATTCTAAATGTTGTGGTCCTGCTGGCACTCTGCATTATGACACTCTATCCATTTTATAATATTGTAATTACTTCGCTTAACGATCCCACGGATGCTGCACGCGGAGGGATTGCCTTCTGGCCGCGCGTGTTCTCCATGGAGAATTATAAAGTAGTGTTCCAGGACGACCGGATGGGCCATGCCTTTCTGGTCACCATCGCCAGAACCATTGCCGGAACAGCAACTGCAGTATTGTTTACAGCTGCCTTTGCTTACGGTGTATCGAAGACAGAGCTTATGGGACGGAGTATTTTCCTGATGATGGCTATTGTCACCATGTATTTCAGCGGCGGTATTATTCCTTATTATCTCGTCGTGGCCAAGTATCTGCATCTTAAAGGGAGCTTTCTGGTCTACATTATCCCGAATCTCTTCAATGTATTTAATGCCATTATCATGCTGACCTTCTTCAGGGCCCTGCCCAAGGAAATTGAAGAATCGGCCAAAATAGACGGTGCCAACGATTTGCGGATTTTCTGGCAGCTGGTCCTGCCGGTATCCAAGCCTGTGCTTGCTACTGTGGCTCTCTACAATGCAGTGTTCCACTGGAACTCCTGGTATGATGCTATGTTGTTCGGGAATGACCACCTGCTCACGCTGCAGCAGATCCTGATGCAGATCATCAGCTCCAACAGCAACGTCAGTCTGATGGCCAGCAACCTGGGCCTGGGCTCAGTATCCGCGCAATCGCTTAAACTGGCCACCATGGTCATTACCACACTGCCGATCGTATTTACTTATCCCTTCGTACAGAAATATTTTGTGCAGGGTGTCATGATTGGTTCGGTCAAAGGATAA
- a CDS encoding ABC transporter permease subunit, with product MSSLPALSKRFWHQRYLMLLTLPAVLWMIIFNYIPMYGVIISFKEYTPFQGFINSPWTGLANFRELFNDPTFMESLTNTLKISIAKLVFGFPAPIILSILLNELVFKRFKRIVQSLTYLPYFVSWVLVVGLMYTLLDPETGIVSKMLVSTGIIGSDTMMMGSPHTFLTLVVFTEVWKNIGWNSIIYLAAIAGIDPQLYEAAIVDGANRFRRIWHITLPSLKPTIIILLILSVGGLINSNFDQMYLMQNSMTQDAANVLSVYSYKTGLVTGRFSYGTAIGLFQSIVAFVLMYIANYSSRKITKESLF from the coding sequence ATGAGCAGTTTGCCTGCCTTATCCAAGCGGTTTTGGCATCAGAGGTATCTCATGTTGTTAACGCTGCCAGCTGTATTGTGGATGATTATTTTTAACTATATCCCGATGTATGGTGTGATTATTTCCTTCAAGGAATATACACCTTTTCAGGGGTTTATCAACAGTCCCTGGACGGGATTGGCGAATTTTAGAGAATTGTTCAATGATCCGACGTTTATGGAATCGCTGACCAATACGTTAAAGATCAGTATTGCCAAGCTGGTATTTGGTTTCCCAGCACCTATCATTCTGTCGATCCTGCTGAACGAGCTGGTGTTTAAACGGTTCAAGCGGATTGTTCAGTCCCTGACCTATTTGCCATATTTCGTATCCTGGGTGCTGGTAGTCGGCTTAATGTACACCCTGCTTGATCCGGAGACCGGGATTGTCAGCAAGATGCTGGTAAGTACCGGCATTATTGGAAGCGATACCATGATGATGGGCAGCCCACACACCTTTCTCACACTGGTTGTATTCACAGAAGTTTGGAAGAACATCGGTTGGAATTCCATCATCTATCTGGCAGCGATTGCGGGGATCGACCCTCAGCTGTATGAAGCGGCAATTGTGGACGGAGCGAACCGGTTCCGGCGGATCTGGCACATTACACTGCCTTCGCTGAAGCCGACGATCATTATCTTGTTGATTCTCTCTGTGGGCGGTCTCATCAACTCGAACTTTGACCAGATGTATCTGATGCAGAATTCGATGACCCAGGATGCAGCAAACGTGCTGTCCGTGTATTCTTACAAGACTGGGCTTGTTACAGGCAGATTCTCCTACGGTACCGCCATTGGACTGTTCCAATCCATCGTAGCCTTCGTGCTTATGTATATTGCTAACTATTCTTCACGCAAAATAACCAAAGAGAGCTTGTTCTAG
- a CDS encoding response regulator, translating to MLKMLIVEDERWEREGLAIFLDWESLGISVVETASDGIEGMDKALEMKPDIIITDIQMPGRSGIEMAKLIMEQLRDVRIVVLTGYDDFEYAREALRFGAVDYVLKPVGEEEMLSTMLKVVQSCKEIRTKQREQELLLLEKDAVHQISLRQRVMDLLLGRGDEEAKRETISELRSSGYLEEEAFSVWICSQPVNSLMLDTQQMEQLAGRILGRQVLVYSVGQGEQVSFTLLIPLQHAETGEQAQLAGKLLQVLNLSVAGRAESAQEKEGPDRWTLGTGSSVEQLEFIYESFRDAQNTFNYAVFNDLYGVITADEEQFARKQFSLGSEVFTSHFRELAKRLRYDLGSGKPGGPVMDELFSCLAVHPGAGRSYIASLLSGVIESCSSIAMPAAKTATAAATDHMEALLACKQLKEMRTYTAEVMDEMARLPEEKRNRKDDYLINRVIVLIEEQYGNQDLSLAYLAGEVFVSPNHLGMIFKKKTGKTPSEYIQEFRLQQAEEMLRTTKQRISVVAEQIGIPNASYFGLLYKQVYGMTPGEYREFVQR from the coding sequence ATGCTTAAAATGCTTATTGTCGAGGATGAACGTTGGGAGAGGGAAGGTCTGGCCATATTTCTGGATTGGGAATCCTTAGGCATCTCTGTAGTGGAGACTGCTTCGGACGGAATCGAGGGAATGGACAAGGCCCTGGAGATGAAGCCGGATATTATCATTACAGATATTCAAATGCCTGGCCGCAGCGGGATTGAAATGGCCAAACTGATCATGGAGCAGCTTCGTGACGTGCGGATTGTAGTGCTGACCGGTTACGATGATTTCGAATATGCCCGGGAAGCGTTGCGGTTTGGCGCTGTGGATTATGTGCTTAAGCCGGTAGGCGAAGAAGAAATGCTCAGCACGATGCTCAAAGTCGTTCAGAGCTGTAAGGAGATCCGCACGAAGCAGAGGGAACAGGAACTTCTGTTGCTGGAAAAAGATGCGGTTCACCAGATCTCGCTGCGGCAGCGGGTGATGGATCTGCTGCTGGGCCGTGGGGACGAGGAGGCGAAACGGGAAACCATCAGCGAGTTGCGGAGCAGCGGTTACCTCGAGGAAGAAGCCTTCTCCGTATGGATTTGTTCGCAGCCAGTCAACTCACTGATGCTGGATACCCAGCAGATGGAGCAGCTTGCCGGAAGGATTCTGGGGCGGCAGGTTCTTGTATATTCAGTCGGACAGGGGGAGCAGGTGTCCTTCACTCTGCTCATCCCCTTGCAGCATGCAGAAACCGGGGAGCAGGCACAGCTAGCCGGTAAGCTTCTCCAAGTGCTGAACCTGTCCGTGGCGGGTAGGGCGGAATCCGCACAGGAGAAGGAGGGGCCAGACAGATGGACACTGGGCACCGGCTCTTCGGTAGAGCAGCTGGAATTCATCTATGAATCATTCCGGGATGCACAGAACACATTTAACTATGCAGTGTTTAATGATCTGTATGGAGTGATTACCGCAGATGAGGAGCAGTTCGCCAGGAAGCAGTTCAGTCTTGGGTCTGAGGTGTTCACCAGCCATTTCCGTGAGCTTGCCAAGCGTTTAAGGTATGACCTCGGAAGCGGAAAACCAGGCGGACCGGTAATGGATGAGCTGTTCAGTTGCCTTGCCGTTCACCCCGGAGCAGGAAGATCCTATATCGCGTCTTTGCTCAGCGGTGTAATCGAGAGCTGTTCATCCATTGCAATGCCTGCAGCCAAAACTGCAACGGCTGCAGCTACTGATCATATGGAGGCTCTGCTGGCATGTAAGCAGCTCAAGGAAATGAGAACTTATACTGCAGAAGTAATGGATGAGATGGCCCGGCTTCCGGAAGAGAAGCGGAACCGCAAGGATGATTATCTGATTAATCGGGTCATTGTGCTAATCGAGGAACAGTACGGGAACCAGGATCTGAGTCTTGCCTATTTAGCCGGTGAGGTCTTTGTCTCCCCTAACCACCTAGGCATGATATTCAAGAAGAAGACAGGTAAGACGCCGAGTGAATATATTCAGGAATTCAGGCTTCAACAGGCAGAGGAAATGCTGCGTACCACCAAGCAGCGTATCTCTGTAGTTGCTGAACAGATCGGTATTCCGAATGCATCGTATTTCGGACTTCTGTATAAACAGGTATATGGAATGACACCCGGAGAGTACAGGGAATTCGTACAACGCTAA
- a CDS encoding sensor histidine kinase: MLSSTITGVILYFQAYNSAISQARSVMEQNLLQTKTSIDEKVSMIENISQIIAFDSRIQTLLDSAFINESFQLQDYRYNVAPIVDNIMRQNTYIHSIHVYMNNPTIPEIFELYDGFYSMKRMRGDEEYTSFMHDSQKSTNWRGLHLEKLLTTRPDVEAKADVFSYNRKILSGRNNEVNGLVEIEVTQSVLFQPLEDANPDVGSVLVMDSNSRVASNNTTQLSDETTKQLRAVLPGNNSKLNTLATIEGVRSIVISIPLTGPDLRLVGVFPVSNFVDKVNQSIQTSFIVLIAALIILSLLVYYLTVKLLSRMKVLLKAMKQVREGSIDVSVPVVWNDEFTQMALSFNHMTSRIHDLVETVYKSELLEKDAELKALESQINPHFLYNTLATISWVARKAKVPDIVKLSDSMAKFYRLVLNKGNSETLVANELDMVGAYLAIQKFRFEDRFDAVFEVDEQVRSCYTLKNIVQPLVENALIHGIEPKRSHGTIIIKAALEDDLVVIRIIDDGVGMSPDMRQDVIEGRNINTKGSGFAIANIKRRLQAYYGESQHIELYSRQGIGTVITLSFTARGIKNA; the protein is encoded by the coding sequence ATGCTTTCTTCTACAATAACAGGCGTTATCCTTTATTTCCAGGCCTACAATTCGGCCATTTCTCAGGCGCGAAGTGTGATGGAACAGAACCTTCTTCAAACAAAAACCAGCATAGATGAGAAAGTGAGCATGATCGAGAACATCTCGCAGATTATCGCCTTTGACTCAAGGATTCAAACGCTGCTGGACAGTGCGTTTATCAATGAGAGCTTTCAGCTTCAGGACTACCGCTATAACGTTGCCCCGATCGTAGACAACATTATGAGGCAGAACACGTACATTCACTCGATTCATGTATATATGAATAATCCAACGATTCCTGAAATCTTCGAGCTTTATGACGGATTCTACAGTATGAAGCGGATGCGCGGGGATGAAGAGTATACAAGTTTCATGCATGATTCCCAGAAATCCACAAACTGGCGGGGGCTGCATTTAGAGAAACTGCTGACCACGAGGCCTGACGTGGAAGCCAAAGCGGATGTCTTCTCGTATAACAGGAAGATTCTCTCCGGACGCAATAACGAGGTGAACGGCCTGGTCGAGATTGAAGTAACACAAAGCGTGCTGTTCCAGCCGCTGGAGGATGCAAACCCGGATGTTGGAAGCGTTCTCGTTATGGACAGTAATAGCCGGGTTGCCTCCAATAATACTACCCAGCTGTCCGATGAGACGACCAAACAGCTCAGAGCGGTGCTGCCCGGAAATAACAGTAAGCTGAATACCTTGGCAACAATAGAAGGGGTAAGATCCATTGTGATCTCCATCCCGCTTACCGGTCCGGACCTCCGCCTTGTAGGTGTCTTCCCGGTCAGCAACTTCGTGGATAAAGTGAACCAGTCGATCCAGACCAGCTTCATTGTGTTAATTGCTGCACTTATTATCCTCAGCCTGCTGGTATATTATTTGACAGTGAAGCTGCTGTCCCGCATGAAAGTGCTGCTCAAAGCGATGAAGCAGGTGCGTGAAGGGTCGATTGATGTATCCGTTCCAGTTGTGTGGAATGACGAGTTCACCCAGATGGCGCTCAGCTTCAATCATATGACGAGCAGAATCCATGATCTAGTTGAAACCGTGTACAAATCCGAGCTGCTGGAAAAAGATGCCGAATTAAAAGCGCTGGAATCCCAGATTAATCCTCATTTTCTGTACAACACGCTTGCTACAATATCCTGGGTTGCCCGCAAAGCCAAGGTGCCGGATATTGTGAAGCTGTCGGATTCCATGGCCAAATTCTATCGGCTGGTACTGAACAAGGGGAATTCTGAGACCTTGGTAGCCAACGAGCTGGATATGGTGGGTGCTTATCTGGCAATTCAGAAATTCAGGTTCGAAGACCGGTTTGATGCTGTTTTTGAGGTGGATGAGCAGGTCAGAAGCTGCTATACACTGAAGAATATTGTGCAGCCGCTTGTAGAGAATGCGCTGATCCACGGCATTGAACCCAAGCGTTCACACGGGACGATTATCATAAAAGCAGCCCTGGAGGACGATCTCGTTGTCATCCGCATCATCGACGATGGTGTAGGCATGTCGCCGGATATGAGGCAGGATGTGATAGAAGGGAGAAACATTAATACCAAAGGAAGCGGATTTGCTATTGCCAATATTAAAAGGCGTCTTCAAGCTTATTATGGGGAATCCCAGCATATTGAACTTTACAGCAGACAGGGGATTGGAACGGTGATCACCCTTTCTTTTACAGCCAGGGGGATAAAAAATGCTTAA
- a CDS encoding Na+/H+ antiporter → MELFEYILLMLAAISVSNLVNRFVPSVSVPIIQILLGMVITLLPLHYELTLNPELFLLLFLAPLLFNDGKHADKEALWGLKKPILLLALGLVFLTVVALGYFLNWIIPIIPLAAAFALAAALAPTDAVAVGSLAEKVEIPHQTMQILEGESLINDASGLVSFQFAVAAMVTGMFSLKSASLSFVYISFGGIILGLLLTLVKYIIVKWLRKLGMENVTLHMLIEVLTPFAIYLAAEELGVNGILAVVSAGVAHSFGYKKLNPEVAKLNIVSKSTWSVIIFVLNGLVFLLLGTQLPDIIQTIWSSSDIGHFQVITYTLLLTVAVLGLRLIWILIMDIPRSVDLLDTWRDKMKKAFILSLAGVRGTVTLASTMSLPFFLDNGNPFPQRDLIIFLAAGVILWTLLASNYLLPVLVGRETVAERNEDEIQAKIDILRNVIVGLSEQKTDENRFAMGKIINTYNDRIRMIKGNEHKNNAEKLMWVSTLNWEIENTLSVMKSKEVHPYMAYRQLNSINRFLFRLTHEDQYKRGSLPVTYWQEGMGMVQQFRLSIHERRAELDKLRILNITYVLQQLRDLLIRDELDIEIVSTFILHYEGRLRRLKGSEAVSATKQEFDTELQELARLGIQLERDNIQLMFETGRILRPSMKEMKRNIALMEHDLREESS, encoded by the coding sequence TTGGAATTGTTTGAGTACATTTTGCTTATGCTAGCGGCTATCTCAGTATCAAATTTAGTGAATCGATTTGTTCCTTCTGTTTCTGTACCCATCATTCAAATCCTGCTCGGGATGGTTATTACACTACTGCCTCTGCACTACGAATTAACATTAAATCCTGAATTATTTTTATTATTATTTCTTGCCCCTCTGCTGTTTAATGATGGGAAGCATGCAGATAAAGAGGCGCTTTGGGGTTTAAAGAAACCCATTCTTTTATTAGCGCTGGGATTGGTCTTTTTGACAGTAGTAGCCTTGGGTTATTTTCTGAATTGGATCATTCCAATCATTCCACTGGCAGCTGCTTTTGCTCTGGCGGCGGCGCTTGCCCCTACGGATGCTGTGGCAGTCGGTTCGCTGGCCGAAAAGGTTGAGATCCCGCATCAAACCATGCAAATTCTAGAGGGAGAGTCCTTAATAAATGACGCATCGGGTTTGGTATCTTTTCAGTTCGCAGTAGCAGCTATGGTCACCGGTATGTTTTCATTAAAATCTGCCAGTTTGAGCTTTGTGTATATTTCCTTTGGGGGTATTATATTAGGTCTCCTATTGACACTAGTTAAATATATAATCGTTAAATGGCTGCGAAAGCTGGGCATGGAAAATGTAACCCTTCATATGCTGATTGAAGTATTAACACCCTTTGCTATTTATTTAGCGGCTGAAGAGTTAGGAGTAAACGGTATCCTGGCAGTAGTTAGTGCAGGGGTTGCACATTCTTTTGGCTATAAGAAATTGAATCCAGAGGTTGCGAAACTGAATATAGTATCCAAAAGCACCTGGTCAGTGATTATTTTTGTATTGAACGGACTAGTATTCTTGCTATTAGGTACACAACTGCCAGACATTATCCAGACCATATGGAGCAGTTCAGATATAGGACATTTTCAAGTGATCACCTACACCTTGTTATTAACTGTAGCTGTATTAGGGTTACGTTTGATCTGGATTCTAATTATGGATATTCCTCGAAGCGTGGACTTGCTGGATACATGGAGAGATAAAATGAAGAAGGCGTTCATCCTTAGTTTGGCGGGTGTGCGGGGAACAGTAACACTGGCTAGTACCATGTCATTGCCGTTTTTTTTGGATAATGGAAATCCATTTCCACAAAGGGATCTGATCATCTTTTTAGCTGCTGGTGTAATATTATGGACGCTGCTTGCTTCCAACTACCTATTGCCTGTTTTAGTAGGAAGAGAAACGGTGGCTGAGCGAAATGAAGACGAAATTCAGGCGAAGATTGATATTCTTCGGAATGTCATTGTCGGATTAAGTGAACAAAAAACGGATGAGAACAGATTTGCTATGGGCAAAATCATTAATACATATAATGATAGAATTCGAATGATTAAGGGAAATGAACATAAGAACAACGCCGAGAAATTAATGTGGGTTTCTACTCTAAATTGGGAAATAGAGAATACACTATCTGTTATGAAGAGCAAAGAAGTACATCCATACATGGCTTATCGGCAATTAAATTCGATCAATAGATTTTTATTTAGGCTCACTCATGAGGATCAGTACAAAAGAGGTTCTCTTCCGGTTACGTATTGGCAAGAGGGAATGGGGATGGTTCAACAATTCAGATTATCTATCCATGAGAGACGCGCGGAACTGGATAAATTAAGAATTCTAAATATTACTTATGTGCTGCAGCAGCTAAGAGATTTATTGATTAGAGATGAACTTGATATTGAGATCGTCAGCACGTTTATTTTGCATTACGAAGGAAGATTGAGGAGATTAAAGGGAAGCGAAGCTGTCTCTGCTACCAAACAGGAATTCGACACAGAATTGCAAGAGTTGGCGAGGCTCGGGATTCAATTGGAAAGAGATAATATTCAGTTAATGTTCGAAACTGGGCGGATTCTAAGACCAAGCATGAAGGAAATGAAGCGCAATATAGCCTTAATGGAACATGATCTAAGAGAAGAGTCGAGTTAA
- a CDS encoding rhodanese-like domain-containing protein, which produces MEIGTFIYIALLVLLVWFGYSRLRPAKGLITLKSNEFKSEIEQSKNRLLLDVREQNEYKRGYIPSAKNIPLSQLEQRLGEIPMEQNILLYCQSGMRSKNAARVLQKNGYTRLAHLQGGVSTWSGKLTRS; this is translated from the coding sequence TTGGAAATAGGTACATTTATTTATATTGCGCTCTTAGTACTTCTTGTCTGGTTTGGCTATTCCCGCCTTCGGCCAGCTAAGGGATTAATAACACTAAAGTCGAATGAGTTCAAGAGCGAAATAGAACAATCCAAGAACAGGTTGCTGCTCGATGTCCGGGAACAGAATGAATACAAGCGAGGATATATTCCTAGTGCGAAGAACATCCCGTTATCCCAGTTAGAGCAGCGACTCGGAGAGATCCCGATGGAGCAAAATATTCTTCTCTACTGTCAAAGCGGGATGCGTAGTAAGAATGCGGCACGGGTTCTTCAGAAGAACGGTTATACCCGACTCGCTCACTTGCAAGGCGGAGTCAGTACGTGGAGTGGTAAGTTGACACGGAGCTAG
- a CDS encoding rhodanese-like domain-containing protein — translation MAFKIPKEINPQQVVERLKTGESLMMVDVREPVEWMDGHIVGAKHIPLGQLMERLGELDPKRETLVMCRSGSRSGLACEMLSEKGYNVVNMTGGLSAWTDESLWE, via the coding sequence ATGGCATTTAAGATACCCAAAGAAATTAATCCTCAACAGGTTGTGGAACGTCTCAAGACAGGAGAGTCCCTGATGATGGTGGACGTTCGTGAGCCTGTAGAATGGATGGATGGACATATTGTTGGCGCCAAACATATCCCGCTTGGACAGTTAATGGAACGGTTGGGTGAGCTGGACCCGAAGCGTGAAACTCTTGTGATGTGCAGAAGTGGCAGTAGGAGCGGCCTTGCCTGTGAGATGCTGAGTGAGAAAGGCTATAATGTTGTCAATATGACCGGCGGACTGAGTGCTTGGACGGATGAATCGCTGTGGGAGTAG